AGAAAAACATGCCGATGGCAAGCTCGCTGCCCTCACAGGTAACGAGAAACTCCCGAAATAAAATACTCTGAACGCCAAGGGCAAAGAAACCAAGGGCGAAAACGAGCAGGTATCGAAAAACAGTATCGGAGTGTCTATGGACGAAGGTCATGTCCCTCCTTGAATACGTCGGCTTCAAATACGAAAAACTCGCACCCGTCCTTCCACGAATCGCCGGGAAGCCCCGCTTTCAAGGCAAGATTGGCAAGTGTCTCTTCCAGCCCCCACCCCTGCTGGGGTGCGACCTGCGGAAGGAATACCGCCGAACGATCCATCTTCGAAAGAACAATCCCTTGCCTGCCGATCACTATTTCCTTGTATGAGTCAACGGGCTGCGGCATGGTGAGCACCGATATTTCGATTTCCAGTTCCCCCACTTCGTCCTTCGTAACGGGTTGAAACCGGGTGTCATGCACGGCGGCGTTCACGGCGTGTTTCATCACCACCTTATACAGCGGTGAAAGCGGAAAAACATCGCCGATACACCCCTTAAGCCGGCCGTCTTTGCTTAAGGTGACAAAGGCGCCCCGTATGGCTTCCATGGCCGGACTTATCCCGATTCCCAGCCCTTCCGGTTCGGGCATTTCTTTGTATTCCATGTAATACTCGAGGGTCTTGCGCGCAAGAAGCAGGAGATCCCCCTGTTCGATTTCCGAAAGGACCCCGGATATCGGTTCGGACGGAACATTCTCGGGCTTCTTCCACCCGCCGGTAATGACAAAGCTAGCGTAACTCACCGAGTTCGTCATATCCCCTGTTATTTTCCCCGACGTTTCATAATCCAGGAGAAGCGGCTCGGTCTCAGGTCCGCACATTGAAAGGAGTATTTCTATCGCGTCTCTCCCGCATATCGTCGCGCCGGTACGCTCGCAAAAAGAACGAAATCCCGCCGGGTCCTTTCTGAGAATATAATCACAGGCTTCCATATCGAGCTTTTCGATATTTCGTTCGACATCGTCGGTAAAAGGGAGATATCCGTAATTCGGACCGAAGTGAATGAAATCCGAACTCACCGCGACAAGTGTCTCCTCATCGACAAGTGAAAGCAGAAGCGCGGCAATGGTATCCGCCGTATAGGCATTCAAACGGCCCACAATGACCGGTACCAGGAGAAACTCGCCGATCGCGACCTGGAGAAACGGAAGCTGAATCTGTATACTGTGTTCGTATTCATGTACCTTTCTGATACTTTTGACAAAAACCGATGTTTTAAGCCGTTCGATGAACTCTCTATCCAAAGGAATGTCGCCCAGGGGCGTTCTGTAATGGGTAAACGGGGGAACACTCACATTGTTTTCCATGGGGTATCTGTGCGAAGGCCCGAGAATGACGACACGGTGAAATTGTTTTCCTTCGATCTGTTTCACGCCAATGGCCGCCACCTTGCCCGAATAGGCATACCCCGCATGGGGAAGAATAAGCCCGCTCACATGACGGTAGCCGCCGCGGGGAACCATTTCAAAAAAGGCCCGGATCCCGGTTTCAAGCTGCGCGCTTCTTTCATTATACCAGGTGCCGGCCAGCCTGGAAACAAGCACATTTGCCTCGCCGTCCGGCATACGCGGTGACACACTCACGCCGTCTTTAGTCTTTTCCCCGCCGCACGATACAAGGTGTAATATCGAAATCATACCGGCGACAATAAAAAACCCGATCCGTACATTATAATTGCGTCTTAATTTTCTCATTATACGATTCATTTTCCTTTCCTCACTCTCAATATTATCCCGCCCAGGGAGCCCGGCGCCGAATACTGCGTTTTCTCAGTACGATGATCCTTCCCGGATACGGTAAAAGAGTCGCTTCTCCTTCCGGCCCCCAAAGGAGGTGTCTTTTCCCCCGCAGCCGCAACCCCGGCATTGAAACCGCCATAATGGCTGATGCAAGAATTTTTATCACAGACCGTCTTCCTATTCCCATATTCCGTAAACCTCCTCCCCGCACCAGGGACATTGACCCTGCGTGATATTGTTTTCCAGAATGACATACCCCCTCCGGCCCACAAGCAGTCCGCCGCACTTGTGACATCGGGTATTTTCCGCGTCGGGGGCGAGTATGTTTCCGATATACACATGATAAAGGCCGTTTTCCCGGGCAATCCCGCGGGCGCGTTCCAGCGTATCGAGCGGTGTGGGCGGAAGATGACGAAGCCGGTAGTGGGGGAAAAACCGTGAAAAATGAAGGGGGGTTTCCCTTCCCATATAGCCTGCAATCCAGCGGCAAAGACCGCGTATATCCTCGTCACTGTCGTTGAGTGTGGGAATCACAAGGTTTGTCACCTCGACGAGAACCCCCGCCTGTTTCGCCCGGATGAGGGTGTTGAGGACCGGTTTCAGGGTTGCATCGCAGATCTCCCGGTAAAAGGAATCGGATAAGGCTTTCAGGTCGATGTTTGCCGCATCGATATAGGGGAGAAGATGGTCAAGGGGAGCCTCGTTGATATAGCCCGCCGTCACGAGAACGTTATAAAGCCCCGCCTCGTGCGCAAGAACGCTGCCTTGCAGTGTATATTCGTAAAAGACAACAGGATCCGTATAGGTGTAGGCGACGGACGCACATCCGTCACGGCGCGCTATCGCCGGGATCGATTCGGGAGGAAGATGATAGGCGGGAACATCCTCGGGATCGGCCTGGGAAATCTCCCAGTTTTGACAGTTTTTACAATGCAGATTGCAGCCAGCGGTTGCGAGTGAGAATATCCATGAACCGGGAAGCATGTGAAAAATCGGTTTTTTCTCAATCGGGTCTTTATGAACCGCACACGGGTATCCGTAGGTTACGGCGCAAAGCTTCCCGTCTCTGTTAACGCGGATTCTGCATTCACCCCGCCGTCCGGGAGGGATAATACAGGCTTTTGGACATAAATCACACTGAACATTCATGATATATGTATAAAAAAAGGATACCCTTTCGTCCGCATTAAGTCAATCCGGCCGCTTGTACATAATCGGCTGTCAGCAATAAATCACCGCTTTTAAAACAAGAATCCTGCTGTACCTGATATACCGCCAATGGTATACTGAAAGCAGGATGACGGGCGGTATCGATATATTATTATTTCATCATCCCTTCCATATAGTTGAGGAGGATCTATGAAAAATATCCTGCTTGCGGGATTTATCATTTTTTTGCCGATATCAGGCTGTGTAACGTCCGGACCGCCTGAAACCGGAAGTCCCTGGCAACTTGTCTGGAACGACGAGTTTGACGGCAACAAAATCGACAGGAAAAAATGGACATTCGATACCGGGAACGGTTTCTGGTCGGGCGATGAATGGGTCGCCGGATGGGGAAACGCGGAACTCCAGTATTATACGGATAATCCGCAAAATGTATCCGTTGAAAACGGGCTGCTCACCATACGGGCCATAAAGGAACGTGTTACGGGGAAAGCGGGAGCAAAGGAGGAGAGCTTTTCCTATACATCGTCAAAACTGACGACAAAAGGGCTGTTCGGCAAAGTGTACGGAAAGTTCGAGTTTCGCGCGCGTTTTCCCAAAGGAAAGGGGTTATGGCCGGCCCTCTGGATGATGCCCGAAACGAATCAGTACGGCGGCTGGGCCGCTTCCGGTGAAATCGATATTTTCGAAGGCCACGGAAGCGATACGTCACGTACTTCCGCGGTACTCCATTTCGGTGCGGAATGGCCGGATAATAAATTCGCGGGCGATACCTACGTGTTTCCCGACGGCGGTTCGACGACGGACTTTCATACCTACGCACTTGAATGGGAACCGGGTGAAATGAGGTGGTATGTGGACGATAAACTCATTCTCACCCAAAACCGGTGGTTTACAAAACGGGGAACCTACCCCGCGCCATTCAACAGGAAATTCTACATTATCATGAACATGGCGGTGGGCGGCACATTTGACGGTAATCCCGATGAATCGACCCCCTTCCCCGCCGTCATGCAGGTCGACCACGTCCGCGTCTACGAACTAAAAGGCGGCGCATATCCAGTGCATCCGAAACCGCCGGACGAGATCCCCCCGGAGCCGCGGCCCGCCGCCGCCCGCCCCCCGCTCGAAGACGGCAATGAGGTCTACAACAACACGTTCACACTCGATGATCCGGATATACGGGACAACGCGGGACTCCCCGGAACCGCATACTGGTTTTTTCTCCACCTTCCGGAGTTTGGCGGGGACGGCAGACTCTCAATAGAAAAGGACGGCAGCCGCAATGTTGCGCGGATCGATATCGATAAGGCCGGCAATCAACCATATTCGATTCAGCTAATCCAGCGTGTTCCGCTTGTCAAAGGCCATACCTACAGGGCGCGTTTCAGTGCGAAGTCTTCCGGCGCCCGGCCGATACAGGTAAAAATAAACGGGGATGAGGACAACAGCTGGGTGGCTTATTCGAATATCGAACGGATCGAACTCGAAGACGAATGGAAGGATTATTCATTTACCTTTGTGATGTCCTATAAAACGGACCTCGAAGCGCGATATGAGTTCAATGTGGGGCTTGACGATAAAAGCGTCTGGATCGCGGATATCCGGCTCGAAGAAGATCAATGACGGAGAAAAGCGGGAACCCCTATCGACACAACACTTTATCAAGCGCCATTTCCAACTCTTTGATGGTAAACGGTTTCCTGAGTACCGCCTTGAACCCATAGGAGCCCGGAGAAGCCAGGACGGGGCTGTTTGAAAAACCGCTTGTCACGATTGCGTTGATTTCCGGATCGATTTTTTTCAACTCCCCGATAATGGTACTGCCGCCCCCGCTTCCCGGTATGGTCAAATCCAGAATTACCGCGTGAAACGGCTTCTCTTTTTCACGGTATGCCTGAAAAAGCGCAATCCCTTCATCGCCGTTACGCGCAACGACCGGTTCACATCCCAGATAACCCAGGCTGTTTTCCATTGCCATACGGACCATTGCTTCATCATCGATCACGAGAATTCGTTTTCCTTTTTTTTCGATACCGGCAGACGCATCGAGTTCTTCCTTTTTTTCCGGGACACTCCCGACGCCGGCGGGCAGAAAAAAATGAACCGTCGTTCCTTCCCCCTCTTTCGATTCCAGACTGATAAATCCGCCGTGCCGCTTGATTATGGAATAACAGATGGAAAGCCCCAGTCCGTTCCCGGTCGTTTTCGTCGTAAAAAAGGGAATAAAAACCTTTTCGAGATATTCCTCGGGAATACCTGTCCCCCGATCGCGCAATGAAACACATAAAAAACGGCCCTTTTTCCCTGACGGATGGCCGTTTTCTAAAACGGCATTTTTGGCGCTTACCGACACCACGCCGCCGCCGGGCATGGCCTGGAGAGCGTTGATCGCCAGATTTTGCAATACCTGACTGATCTGTCCGGCATCGACCTCACACGGCCAGATATCATCTTCGATGTTATATTCGAACCGGACGTTCGAGCCATGCGCGACAAAACCGGTCGAATCCTTGATGAGTTCACCGATCGGTGACTCCTCCTTGACCGGCGCGCCGCCTTTTGAAAAGGTGAGTAATTGCTCGGTCAGGCGCTTTGCCCCCTCCGCCGCTTTACAGGTCTGTTCCAAAAGCGGATACTTTTCACTGCAGGAAGCGCATTCCCGGAGAAGGAGGGACAGATTGCACTGGATCGCAGCGAGAATATTATTGAAATCATGGGCAATTCCCCCAGCGAGGATACCAAGCGATTCAAGATTGCGGGTTTTTTCCAATTCGTCACGGTATTGCACCTTTTCCGTAATATCGCGGGACACACCCATAATCGCGTAGGTCTTCCCCTGTTTGTCGAAGAGAGGAACGAGCCATGTGTCCAGCCAGACAAACGTCCCCAAAAAATCCGACCGGTTTTCGGTATGCAGCCCCTCTCCGGTCCTGAACACCGTTTCGATTCGCTCCCACATCCGTTCGAATACTTGCGGGGAAAAGAGTTCGGAAAGTTTTTTCCCGAGAATCTGTTCCGGTGTGGCACTGAACATTTTCGCAGAATAATTATTGACAAAAAGTACCGTCTGGTCGGGCGCCACACAGAACAACAAGTCCGGCAGGGCTTCCATCAGGGACCTGTAGCGTTTCTCGCTCTCTTCAATAAGTGTCTGTTTTTCATGTATGTCGCTTATATCGTTAAAAACAAAAACGACATATGATATTCCTCCCTTTTCGGGGAGAACGGGAAACGCGGTTATCGAAAGAACAATGTCGTCCGTTTTTTTCAGGCCGAACCGTTTGTCACACACGGACAGGGGGGTCTTAACCCGGCGGACACAGACTGTCTCTCCGCGAAACAAACGTTTCAGCTTTTCCGTGATTTCGGTCTCGTTTTTCCAGGGGGCATCCTTAAGAATGTTAAAGTTATTTTCCAGAAGTGCCGGATCCGTGACACCGAACAGGGCCTTGAACCCCTCATTCATTGTTACAAGGATACCTTTCACGGAAAAAAGGGCGGCCGGATTGGAAACAGTTTTCAAAAAATGATGCGGTGCTCCTTTGACCAAAACCACTCGACTCCTTTTTTTCACATCAAACCGTTATACACGGATTATAATTCAAGCGAATGCCGAATGCAAACGATCATTGGCGCGGTTTTAGGGGGATATGCCGGCATCCGAATCCGTGCGAACGTGATACATAAATTGTCCGGATACGGCGGAAACCACCCGGCGCAAGAAAATACAACCATACACGGCAAATGTGTACATTGTGTGTCCATGATTGCACAATGAACAAAGGCAATGTATAATTGAGAAAATTCACGAGAGGAGAATAGGAAATTGAAATCAAGCCTGTTAACAAAAAAAAAGATAACAAAAACAGCACCACTCTTTTTCTTTTTGTTTTTTTTATGCGGATTGACCTCATATGCCCAGATGCTGGGAGACGTGGACGGCAGCGGAACGATCAATATCGTTGATGCTTTAATCGTCGCTCAGTATTATGTCGGGCTCAATCCGGCGGGATTCAATCCGGCATACGCGGACGTCGACGGAAACGGCACTATCAATATCGTCGACGCCCTGCTTATCGCCAGGTACTACGTGGGACTCATCACCGAGTTTCCCGCAGGCGGCCCGACGGAACCGCCGTCCGGCGGAAGCGAGCCGAAAGCCTCATTCACTATCTCGAATGTCACCCCCGGATTGAACGAAATCGTCCAATTCGACGGATCCGGCTCGTCTGACCCCGACGGTACGATCGTTTCCTACCATTGGGATTTCAAAGACGGTACGGAGGCCGACGGGGTGAGGGTCTCGCACGCCTTCATCGAAATCGACGACTACAATGTCGTACTCACGGTCACCGACGACAGCGGCCTTTCGGACGACAAAAAGAACCGCGTCATGGTGGGGAGGCCCGCGGGCTGGACGGAGGACACCCATCATAAAAGCGCGGACGGGGATTACGAAACGGTATTCCCGGAAGACAGCGTGAACAGGATGGATATCACGATAAGCCCCGCCGATTTCGAGACCATGGAAAGAAACCTGGACACGCTCAACATCATGAGCACGGAAAATCCGGTGTATGTGCCCGCCACGATCAATTTCAACGGACTCACCTGGTGGCATGTCGGCGTCCGTTACAAGGGACAGTCCACGCTGTTCATACCAAAACAGGAAGGAAAACACAAGTATCCCTTCCATATAAATTTCGACAAACTGGAGGACGATTATCCGGAAATAGACGACCAGCGGTTCTACGGATTCAAGGAGCTTCTCGTTTCCAACAACTGGTTCGATTCGTCATTACTGCGCGACAAGGTCTGCGCGGATATTCTCCGCGACGGCGGAACCCCGACCGCGCGCGGTTCGTACTGGCGGATCTACGTCGACACCGGCAGCGGACTCAATTATTGGGGACTCTATACGATGTTCGAGGACCCGTCCGACCTCCTCCTCGAGACGCAGTTCACGAACCCCGACGGTAATCTCTACAAATCCGACGGGCAGGGCGGGGACTTCAGAACATTCACGGAAACC
This window of the Spirochaetales bacterium genome carries:
- the amrB gene encoding AmmeMemoRadiSam system protein B, with the protein product MRKLRRNYNVRIGFFIVAGMISILHLVSCGGEKTKDGVSVSPRMPDGEANVLVSRLAGTWYNERSAQLETGIRAFFEMVPRGGYRHVSGLILPHAGYAYSGKVAAIGVKQIEGKQFHRVVILGPSHRYPMENNVSVPPFTHYRTPLGDIPLDREFIERLKTSVFVKSIRKVHEYEHSIQIQLPFLQVAIGEFLLVPVIVGRLNAYTADTIAALLLSLVDEETLVAVSSDFIHFGPNYGYLPFTDDVERNIEKLDMEACDYILRKDPAGFRSFCERTGATICGRDAIEILLSMCGPETEPLLLDYETSGKITGDMTNSVSYASFVITGGWKKPENVPSEPISGVLSEIEQGDLLLLARKTLEYYMEYKEMPEPEGLGIGISPAMEAIRGAFVTLSKDGRLKGCIGDVFPLSPLYKVVMKHAVNAAVHDTRFQPVTKDEVGELEIEISVLTMPQPVDSYKEIVIGRQGIVLSKMDRSAVFLPQVAPQQGWGLEETLANLALKAGLPGDSWKDGCEFFVFEADVFKEGHDLRP
- the amrS gene encoding AmmeMemoRadiSam system radical SAM enzyme, which codes for MNVQCDLCPKACIIPPGRRGECRIRVNRDGKLCAVTYGYPCAVHKDPIEKKPIFHMLPGSWIFSLATAGCNLHCKNCQNWEISQADPEDVPAYHLPPESIPAIARRDGCASVAYTYTDPVVFYEYTLQGSVLAHEAGLYNVLVTAGYINEAPLDHLLPYIDAANIDLKALSDSFYREICDATLKPVLNTLIRAKQAGVLVEVTNLVIPTLNDSDEDIRGLCRWIAGYMGRETPLHFSRFFPHYRLRHLPPTPLDTLERARGIARENGLYHVYIGNILAPDAENTRCHKCGGLLVGRRGYVILENNITQGQCPWCGEEVYGIWE
- a CDS encoding family 16 glycosylhydrolase — protein: MKNILLAGFIIFLPISGCVTSGPPETGSPWQLVWNDEFDGNKIDRKKWTFDTGNGFWSGDEWVAGWGNAELQYYTDNPQNVSVENGLLTIRAIKERVTGKAGAKEESFSYTSSKLTTKGLFGKVYGKFEFRARFPKGKGLWPALWMMPETNQYGGWAASGEIDIFEGHGSDTSRTSAVLHFGAEWPDNKFAGDTYVFPDGGSTTDFHTYALEWEPGEMRWYVDDKLILTQNRWFTKRGTYPAPFNRKFYIIMNMAVGGTFDGNPDESTPFPAVMQVDHVRVYELKGGAYPVHPKPPDEIPPEPRPAAARPPLEDGNEVYNNTFTLDDPDIRDNAGLPGTAYWFFLHLPEFGGDGRLSIEKDGSRNVARIDIDKAGNQPYSIQLIQRVPLVKGHTYRARFSAKSSGARPIQVKINGDEDNSWVAYSNIERIELEDEWKDYSFTFVMSYKTDLEARYEFNVGLDDKSVWIADIRLEEDQ
- a CDS encoding PAS domain S-box protein, giving the protein MVKGAPHHFLKTVSNPAALFSVKGILVTMNEGFKALFGVTDPALLENNFNILKDAPWKNETEITEKLKRLFRGETVCVRRVKTPLSVCDKRFGLKKTDDIVLSITAFPVLPEKGGISYVVFVFNDISDIHEKQTLIEESEKRYRSLMEALPDLLFCVAPDQTVLFVNNYSAKMFSATPEQILGKKLSELFSPQVFERMWERIETVFRTGEGLHTENRSDFLGTFVWLDTWLVPLFDKQGKTYAIMGVSRDITEKVQYRDELEKTRNLESLGILAGGIAHDFNNILAAIQCNLSLLLRECASCSEKYPLLEQTCKAAEGAKRLTEQLLTFSKGGAPVKEESPIGELIKDSTGFVAHGSNVRFEYNIEDDIWPCEVDAGQISQVLQNLAINALQAMPGGGVVSVSAKNAVLENGHPSGKKGRFLCVSLRDRGTGIPEEYLEKVFIPFFTTKTTGNGLGLSICYSIIKRHGGFISLESKEGEGTTVHFFLPAGVGSVPEKKEELDASAGIEKKGKRILVIDDEAMVRMAMENSLGYLGCEPVVARNGDEGIALFQAYREKEKPFHAVILDLTIPGSGGGSTIIGELKKIDPEINAIVTSGFSNSPVLASPGSYGFKAVLRKPFTIKELEMALDKVLCR
- a CDS encoding CotH kinase family protein — translated: MKSSLLTKKKITKTAPLFFFLFFLCGLTSYAQMLGDVDGSGTINIVDALIVAQYYVGLNPAGFNPAYADVDGNGTINIVDALLIARYYVGLITEFPAGGPTEPPSGGSEPKASFTISNVTPGLNEIVQFDGSGSSDPDGTIVSYHWDFKDGTEADGVRVSHAFIEIDDYNVVLTVTDDSGLSDDKKNRVMVGRPAGWTEDTHHKSADGDYETVFPEDSVNRMDITISPADFETMERNLDTLNIMSTENPVYVPATINFNGLTWWHVGVRYKGQSTLFIPKQEGKHKYPFHINFDKLEDDYPEIDDQRFYGFKELLVSNNWFDSSLLRDKVCADILRDGGTPTARGSYWRIYVDTGSGLNYWGLYTMFEDPSDLLLETQFTNPDGNLYKSDGQGGDFRTFTETAFTKKTNEDEADFSDIRSMIDSLNAPRNNAASWRAGLEATFDTHLFMRWLAVNTSIVNWDTYGWVTKNYYLYQDLDDNGRLKWIPWDFNLSLSESNPFNINIPIPSLSLDEVSTNWPLITFLMDDQVYRDLYHQEMAAALDGCFNETAVKNKINRLHNLIRPYVVGAEGERNGYTYLTNGASEFDQALTELLNHITSRRQKVASYLLSPSATPPPEGSRPANPTMPFPPSP